In Streptomyces rapamycinicus NRRL 5491, the genomic stretch GTGGACCCCGACCGCCGCCGCCACCGGTGGCGCGGGCAACTCCAACGCCCTGGTGGGCACGCCGGAGACGGTGGCGCAGGCGCTGCTGGACTACTACGACCTGGGCGTGGACATCCTCTCCGCACGCGGGTACGACCTGCTGGGCGACGCGATCGACTTCGGCCGCCATGTCATCCCGATCGTCCGCGAAGAGGTCGCCAAGCGGGACGCCGAGCGCGCGGCCCGGGGCCCGCAGACCCTCGCGGCGGTGCGCTGATGACCTCCGTGGCCGAGCCACAGCCACATCCACAGCCACAGAAGTCACAGCCACAGCCACAGCTGACGGTGGTCCGGGTGGCCGTGGACGACCCGCGGGTCGAACCGCTGCTGCGTGAGCTGGCGCATGAGTACTCCACCCGCTACGGCAGGGCGGCCGACCGTGAGCTGAACCGCTATCCGGCCGAGGAGTTCGCCCCGCCGCGCGGGGAGCTGCTCCTGCTGCTGGACGGCGGTGAGCCGGTCGCCGGGGGCGCGTACCGGCGGTACGACGAGCGGACGGCCGAGCTCAAGCGGATCTGGACGCACTCGGGCCACCGGCGGCGCGGGCTGGCCCGCCGGGTGGTGGCGGAGCTGGAGCGGTCGGCCGCCGAGCGCGGCTACCGCCGGATCTACCTCACCACCGGGCCCCGCCAGCCGGAGGCGCGCGGACTGTATCTGGCCACCGGCTACACCCCGCTGTTCGATGTCTCGGCCGATCCGGAGAGCATCGGTCCGCTCCCGTTCGAAAAGGGGCTTTAGGCGCGGCGCAGCGCCCTCCGCCAACGCGTGTCCGTCTCCGTCCGCCCGGCCGCTCCGGGCGGACGGACGCATTCCCCCGTTTACGGTTGACTGTTCTGTGTCAACTGTTGCCGGGCTCCCGTGGGTGCGGTTTTAGGATGCGGTAATTCTGCCGCGACCCGACCGTCCGAAGGCATGCCATGACCAAAGTCCTGAACGTCGATGCACTACCCGAGCCATCCGTGCTCAAACGCGCGAAGCGACGGCGTCCCGGACTTCTGGTGGCCAATGCGATCGTGCTGGTACTGGCCGCGATGGCGGTGACCACAATATTCACCAACCCTCGTTTCGAGTGGGAAACCGTCGGCAAATACTTCTTCGAGATCCGGGTGATGAAGGGCATCGGGGTCAGTATTGGAATGACCGCGGCGACCATGGTGCTCTCTTTGGTGTGCGGCACTTTGGTCGCCTTGATGCGCATGGGCGGTTCCCGGCTCATGTCCACGGTCGCGGCCGCCTTCATCTGGGTTTTCCGCTCCATTCCGATGCTGGTGCAGCTGCTTTTCTGGTACAATCTCGCGGCCCTCTTTCCGACGCTGTCCCTCGGCATTCCCTGGGGGCCGCGTTTCGTCACCTTCGATTCGAACAGCGTCATCGGCCCGCTGACCGCCGCGATCATCGGCCTGACCCTCCACGAGACCGCCTACATCGCGGAGTTGATCCGGTCCGGGCTGCTGGCCGTGCCCGATGGCCAGCGTCAGGCGGCGTCCGCACTGGGTTTGACGCCGGCTCAGATCTTCTTCCGCATCACCCTCCCCCAGGCCCTGCGGGTGATCGTCCCTCCGATGGGAAATGAGCTGATATCTCTCCTCAAGGCCACCTCCCTGGTCAGCGTGATCACCCTGGCCGACCTGCTCTACTCGGTCCAGCTGATTTACGCCAAGAACTTCCAGACCGTTCCACTGTTGATCGTGGCCGCCATTTGGTACATGATCATCACTGGCGTCATTACTCTTCTTCAGCAGCGCCTGGAGCGACGTCTGGGACGACACACCCTGATTTCGGCCGACAAGGCCGGGAAAGTGAAGAGGATCGAGCACTCGGTATGACCGCGGCATCGCAAATGGAATCGCAGGCCATCGTCTCCCTGCGCGGGATCCGTAAGTCGTTCCGCGGCACCGAGGTGCTGCACGGCATCTCCCTGGATATCCACCGAGGTGAGACGGTCTGCCTGATCGGCCCCTCGGGATCCGGGAAGAGCACACTCCTGCGCTGTGTCAACCACCTCGAAGTGCCCGACCAGGGCGTGGTGGTGGTCGACGGCAGCGTGATCGGCTATCAGCTGCGCGGGCGCACCCTGCATGACCTCGGCGCCCGGGAGCTGGCCGCCCAGCGCTCGGCGATGGGCATGGTGTTCCAGAGCTTCAATCTGTTCCCGCACCTCACCGCCCGCGAGAACATCGTGGAGGCCCCGCGCCGGGTGCTCGGGCTCTCCAAGGCCGCGGCCGACGCACGGGCCGTGGAGCTGATGACCCGGGTGGGGCTCGCCCACAAGCTGGACAGCTATCCGGACAAGCTCTCCGGCGGCCAGCAGCAGCGGGTGGCCATCG encodes the following:
- a CDS encoding GNAT family N-acetyltransferase — its product is MTSVAEPQPHPQPQKSQPQPQLTVVRVAVDDPRVEPLLRELAHEYSTRYGRAADRELNRYPAEEFAPPRGELLLLLDGGEPVAGGAYRRYDERTAELKRIWTHSGHRRRGLARRVVAELERSAAERGYRRIYLTTGPRQPEARGLYLATGYTPLFDVSADPESIGPLPFEKGL
- a CDS encoding amino acid ABC transporter permease, whose protein sequence is MTKVLNVDALPEPSVLKRAKRRRPGLLVANAIVLVLAAMAVTTIFTNPRFEWETVGKYFFEIRVMKGIGVSIGMTAATMVLSLVCGTLVALMRMGGSRLMSTVAAAFIWVFRSIPMLVQLLFWYNLAALFPTLSLGIPWGPRFVTFDSNSVIGPLTAAIIGLTLHETAYIAELIRSGLLAVPDGQRQAASALGLTPAQIFFRITLPQALRVIVPPMGNELISLLKATSLVSVITLADLLYSVQLIYAKNFQTVPLLIVAAIWYMIITGVITLLQQRLERRLGRHTLISADKAGKVKRIEHSV
- a CDS encoding amino acid ABC transporter ATP-binding protein — protein: MTAASQMESQAIVSLRGIRKSFRGTEVLHGISLDIHRGETVCLIGPSGSGKSTLLRCVNHLEVPDQGVVVVDGSVIGYQLRGRTLHDLGARELAAQRSAMGMVFQSFNLFPHLTARENIVEAPRRVLGLSKAAADARAVELMTRVGLAHKLDSYPDKLSGGQQQRVAIARALAMRPKVMLFDEPTSALDPEMVQEVLSVIKDLARDGMTLVVVTHEMRFAADVADRIVFMDDGRIVEEGTPDALLRAPSHDRTRMFLSKVSP